In the Helianthus annuus cultivar XRQ/B chromosome 11, HanXRQr2.0-SUNRISE, whole genome shotgun sequence genome, one interval contains:
- the LOC110919601 gene encoding protein NO VEIN — MLNDSLIIMRKEITGNGLTNVTIGNETLTWFVDSRKLQANGIRNDVKFTEISIALALEVLKDGTYSPKLDHQYVFAFLPLRTYGLKFIIQGDFILPSSREEVDGDSPWNQWLLSELPDLFVSAELSFCSLPGFNNCLGKAVSVFLSYVPLVGEVHGFFAQLPRMIISKLCVSNCLLLEGENDKWVPPCRVLRNWNEQARTLLPDSLIHKHLGLGYLNKEIVLSDTLAWALGIENYGPKVLVKILTCLLHTKEGLTSMSLNWLSSWLNELYSMSLQNSVDFKISSDIMDTLAKTPFIPLLDGCYGAINEGMIWMNLDGAWNNNLEAFARLFANLRIVNPALFDGSVTENLIQMLSKVGVQRLSAHQVVITHVLPAICDQKNTVGKDLMIEYLSFIMVHLQCTCSDCCIEREHIISEVYSKAFILTNHGFVIPSEVAVHFNNDFGNHIDIRRLISGIDIKWYEVDRSYLKYSSMRNWRKFLKEVGVTDFVQTVRVEKTVSSRLFLTNMTREKVMIPPGSTVSDWDSQELFDLLANVSLSGDREKCKYLLKVFDKIWDDYFSDKVEAFCNMDGEVKSFKSSLISVLDEYKWVVSSLDGRLCYPQDLFYHCEAVCSIFGDNACYAIPKIRNAKLVTSVGFKSTVTLHDALSVLDIWKRSATSFKASISQMSRFYSFIWKELVSSDQKSMANFSSGSFIFVPLSSVSSSEVVSGVLLSPQDVYWHDNIINTDCEQNKMLSNLYPSFRDFFVNGCGVKENPPLLDYLSFLHHLSTVNS, encoded by the exons ATGCTTAATGATTCGTTGATCATCATGAGGAAAGAAATAACCGGAAATGGTTTAACCAATGTTACAATCGGGAATGAAACGCTGACTTGGTTTGTTGACTCCCGGAAATTGCAGGCTAATGGTATTCGAAATGATGTAAAATTTACTGAAATTTCAATTGCTTTGGCTCTTGAAGTATTAAAAGACGGTACTTACAGTCCAAAGTTAGATCACCAATATGTTTTTGCATTTCTTCCTCTTAGAACATATGGTTTGAAGTTTATAATCCAAGGCGATTTTATTCTTCCTTCTTCAAGAGAAGAAGTTGACGGTGATAGTCCATGGAACCAATGGTTGTTATCCGAGTTACCAGATTTGTTCGTTAGTGCTGAACTGTCATTCTGTAGCCTTCCTGGTTTCAACAACTGTCTAGGAAAGGCCGTTTCCGTCTTTTTAAGCTATGTTCCTCTTGTAGGTGAAGTGCATGGGTTTTTTGCTCAACTTCCCAGGATGATCATATCGAAGCTATGTGTGTCCAATTGTTTGCTTCTAGAAGGTGAAAACGACAAGTGGGTCCCACCGTGTCGGGTTTTAAGAAACTGGAATGAGCAGGCTCGAACCCTTTTGCCTGATAGTTTGATTCACAAGCATCTTGGTCTCGGGTACTTGAATAAGGAAATAGTTTTATCTGATACACTCGCATGGGCTTTGGGTATTGAGAATTACGGGCCTAAAGTTTTGGTTAAGATTTTAACTTGTTTATTGCATACAAAAGAAGGTTTAACGTCAATGAGTCTTAACTGGCTATCATCTTGGCTTAACGAGTTATACTCAATGTCCCTTCAGAACTCGGTTGATTTCAAAATTAGCTCTGATATTATGGATACCCTAGCAAAGACACCCTTCATTCCTCTTCTAGATGGTTGTTACGGTGCAATCAACGAGGGTATGATTTGGATGAATTTAGATGGTGCATGGAACAACAATCTAGAAGCTTTTGCCAGATTGTTTGCGAATCTTCGAATTGTTAACCCTGCACTTTTTGATGGTTCAGTCACTGAGAATTTAATTCAAATGCTTTCTAAAGTTGGTGTTCAACGGTTATCTGCACATCAAGTAGTAATAACACATGTTTTGCCAGCTATTTGTGACCAAAAAAATACAGTCGGTAAAGATCTCATGATAGAGTATTTATCGTTTATAATGGTTCACCTGCAATGTACTTGCTCAGATTGTTGTATAGAAAGGGAGCACATAATCTCTGAGGTTTACAGTAAAGCTTTTATCTTGACAAATCATGGCTTCGTTATACCTTCTGAGGTTGCAGTCCATTTCAACAATGATTTTGGGAATCATATTGATATCCGTAGGTTGATCAGTGGCATTGATATAAAATGGTATGAGGTTGATAGAAGTTACTTGAAGTATAGTTCTATGCGTAACTGGAGGAAGTTTTTGAAGGAAGTTGGAGTCACTGACTTTGTGCAAACTGTTCGAGTTGAGAAAACTGTTTCGTCTCGGCTTTTTCTCACAAATATGACGAGGGAGAAAGTGATGATTCCACCTGGATCAACTGTTAGTGATTGGGACTCTCAAGAGTTGTTTGATTTATTAGCAAACGTGTCATTAAGTGGTGATCGTGAAAAGTGCAAGTATCTGTTGAAGGTTTTTGATAAAATTTGGGATGATTATTTTAGTGATAAAGTTGAAGCCTTTTGCAATATGGATGGAGAAGTTAAGTCTTTTAAGTCTTCACTAATAAGTGTTCTCGATGAGTATAAGTGGGTGGTTTCTAGCTTGGATGGCAGGCTTTGTTATCCTCAAGATTTGTTTTATCATTGTGAGGCGGTGTGCTCGATTTTTGGCGATAATGCTTGTTATGCCATCCCAAAG ATTCGAAATGCGAAACTGGTGACTAGCGTTGGTTTCAAGAGTACGGTTACCCTTCATGATGCTTTATCTGTTCTTGATATCTGGAAAAGATCTGCTACATCTTTCAAAGCTAG CATATCACAGATGTCCAGATTCTACTCGTTCATATGGAAAGAATTGGTTTCTTCCGATCAGAAAAGCATGGCAAACTTTAGCAGTGGGTCGTTTATTTTTGTCCCATTGTCTTCTGTTTCTTCAAGTGAAGTTGTATCGGGTGTACTCTTATCCCCACAGGACGTGTATTGGCATGATAATATTATTAATACAGACTGTGAACAGAACAAAATGTTAAGCAATTTATATCCAAGTTTTCGTGATTTTTTTGTTAATGGATGTGGAGTAAAGGAGAACCCGCCTCTTCTAGATTACCTTTCGTTTTTACACCATTTATCCACTGTAAATTCTTAG